The Jiangella alba genome includes the window GCGCCGCCACTGCCACCTCGGCCACGGCCGTCGCCGCGGCGTCGTCGAGGCGGGCGGGGACGAAGAACTCGGTGGTGCCGGCCGTGTAGCGGGCGTGGTAGTCGTACGTGCCGGACTCGGGGACGATCTCGACCGCCGGCAGCGCCGTCGGGCCGTCGCCGGTGTCGACCACGGACACCGCGACCTCGGTGCCGTCGATCCACCGCTCGATCAGCGCCCGCTCGCCGTACGCGAAGCACTCGACCATGGCCGCGGGCAGCTCGTCGGCCGAGCGCACCACCGTGGTGCCCAGCGCCGAACCGCCCCGGGCCGGCTTCACGACCAGCGGCAACCCGAGCCGGGCCACCAGTGCGTCGAGCAGCACACCGGCGCCCAGCTCGCGGAAGGTCGACTGCGACAGCACGGCCGACCCCGGCGTGGCGATGCCCACCCGTCGCACGATGGCCTTGGCCACCGGCTTGTCGAAGGCCAGCCGGCAGGCCGTCGGCGCCGAGCCGACGTAGGGCAGCCCGGCCAGCGACAGCACCTCCTGGATGGCGCCGTCCTCGCCGGAAATGCCGTGCAGCAGCGGGAAGACGACGTCGGGCGCGTCGCGGCGCAGCGACGCGAGGAGGTCGGCGTCGGCGTCGCGCTGTTCGACGTCGAGGCCCACCTCACGCAACGCCTCGGCCACCCGCCGGCCCGAACGCAGTGACACGTCGCGCTCGTGCGAGAGACCGCCGGCGAGAACGAGAACGCGGCCCAGATCGCTCATACTGGAACGAAACCCCTCAACTCTGGTCTGGCGCCGGTGCGTCGAGGCCGGGCCGCTGTGCGGCACCCCAGGCCCCGAACGTGGCGCGCAGTTCCATCTCCTGCTCGATGACCTGCGCCAACCGGCGCACGCCCTCGCGGATGCGCTCGGGCGTCGGGTAACAGTACGACAGCCGCATGGAGCGCGAGCCGAAACCGTCGGCAAAGAACGCGGTGCCGGGCACATAGGCGACCCGGTTGGTGACGGCGCGCGGCAGCATGGCCTTGGCGTCGATGCCGTCGGGCAGGGTGAGCCACACGTAGAACCCACCGGACGGCTGGGTCCAGTGCGCGCCGGCCGGCATGAGGTCGTCGAGCGCCTCGAGCATGGCGTCGCGGCGCTCGCGGTAGGTCTCGCGGAAGTCCTTGACCTGCGCCATCCAGTCGTGGCCGGCGAGGTACTCGGACACCGTGAGCTGGCTGAACGCCGGCGGGCAGAGCACGCTGTTCTCGGCCGCGAGCACCAGTTTCTCGCGGACGGCGTGCGGCGCGAGCGCCCAGCCGACGCGCAGCCCCGGCGCGAACGTCTTGGAGAACGAGCCCAGGTAGATGACCCGCTCGGCGTCGTCGGCCCGGATGGCCCGCGGCACCTCGCCGTCGAATCCGAGCAGCCCGTAGGGGTCGTCCTCGATGATGAGGACGTCGGCCCGGCGGCAGATCTCGAGCACCTGGGTGCGCCGTTCCGCCGTCATGGTGACGCCGGCGGGGTTGTGGTAGCTCGGGATGGTGTACAGGAACTTGATGCGCTTGCCCGCGGCGCGGACGGCGTCGATGGCCGCGCTCAGCCGCTCGGGCACCAGGCCGTTGTCGTCCATCTCGACGTGCACGACCGACGCCTGGTAGGAG containing:
- a CDS encoding PLP-dependent aminotransferase family protein → MSQQSSPHRKTTDAAAATGSRLDSYVDRYATRTHGMTASEVRSLFAVASRPEVVSLAGGMPNISGLPLDVVGSLVSDLVTKRGMAALQYGSGQGDPALREQICDVMRPVGIVAHPDDVTVTVGSQQALDLVTRIFIDPGDVILAEAPSYVGALGTFRSYQASVVHVEMDDNGLVPERLSAAIDAVRAAGKRIKFLYTIPSYHNPAGVTMTAERRTQVLEICRRADVLIIEDDPYGLLGFDGEVPRAIRADDAERVIYLGSFSKTFAPGLRVGWALAPHAVREKLVLAAENSVLCPPAFSQLTVSEYLAGHDWMAQVKDFRETYRERRDAMLEALDDLMPAGAHWTQPSGGFYVWLTLPDGIDAKAMLPRAVTNRVAYVPGTAFFADGFGSRSMRLSYCYPTPERIREGVRRLAQVIEQEMELRATFGAWGAAQRPGLDAPAPDQS
- a CDS encoding D-alanine--D-alanine ligase family protein, with protein sequence MSDLGRVLVLAGGLSHERDVSLRSGRRVAEALREVGLDVEQRDADADLLASLRRDAPDVVFPLLHGISGEDGAIQEVLSLAGLPYVGSAPTACRLAFDKPVAKAIVRRVGIATPGSAVLSQSTFRELGAGVLLDALVARLGLPLVVKPARGGSALGTTVVRSADELPAAMVECFAYGERALIERWIDGTEVAVSVVDTGDGPTALPAVEIVPESGTYDYHARYTAGTTEFFVPARLDDAAATAVAEVAVAAHQTLGLSDLSRTDLIVDHDGVPWLLDVNVAPGMTETSLLPQSVQAAGLDLGVLARELLAVAVDRHRRA